From the Brachyhypopomus gauderio isolate BG-103 chromosome 5, BGAUD_0.2, whole genome shotgun sequence genome, one window contains:
- the fabp10b gene encoding fatty acid-binding protein, liver, whose protein sequence is MAVDFSGQWEMFEQSDPEEFLRAVSAPDMVVKMIREVKPMTTITQSGEDFVVAVKTPLRTNTNSFTIGKETDFCAMNGTKCKGTAQLVDGKLIIETERFTHVREMHGEHMVETLKAGSAVLVRRSKKV, encoded by the exons ATGGCTGTTGACTTCAGTGGACAGTGGGAGATGTTTGAGCAGAGTGACCCAGAGGAGTTCCTCAGGGCTGTAT CTGCCCCAGACATGGTGGTGAAGATGATCAGAGAAGTGAAGCCCATGACGACCATAACACAAAGTGGTGAAGATTTTGTGGTCGCTGTTAAAACACCCCTCCGCACAAACACCAACTCATTCACCATTggcaaagaaacagatttctgtGCCATGAACGGCACCAAGTGCAAG GGCACAGCTCAGCTGGTGGATGGCAAGCTAATCATAGAGACTGAGAGGTTTACTCATGTTCGGGAGATGCATGGTGAACACATGGTCGAG ACACTTAAAGCTGGCTCTGCAGTCCTTGTGAGGAGAAGCAAAAAGGTGTGA
- the srsf10b gene encoding serine and arginine rich splicing factor 10b isoform X1 — protein sequence MARYMRPPNTSLFVRNISDESRPEDLRREFGRYGPIADVYIPLDFYSRRPRGFAYVQFEDVRDAEDAMHNLDRKWVCGRQIEIQFAQGDRKTPGQMKAKERHSPRSFRYDDSDRDGRRRRSRSRSYDRRRSHSPSYKRYRRSESPRESRGRPYSRRSRSREYERHRQSRDHHRSHPDSHAHSRSRSASPSQLHPKPAGRRESGGARSRSRSGSRSPSPVERAASEDLRVESNSAVAPEPRSRSASRSPSRSRSRSRSRSWAGRQSWGH from the exons ATGGCAAGGTACATGCGACCTCCAAACACATCTTTGTTCGTTAGGAACATTTCGGATGAGTCCAG ACCAGAGGATCTGCGCCGTGAGTTTGGTCGCTATGGTCCCATTGCAGATGTCTACATCCCACTCGACTTCTATTCACGCCGACCAAGAGGATTTGCATACGTTCA GTTTGAGGATGTGCGAGATGCAGAGGACGCCATGCACAACCTGGACAGGAAATGGGTGTGCGGACGGCAGATCGAGATCCAGTTTGCACAGGGAGACAGAAAAA CTCCAGGTCAGATGAAGGCGAAAGAACGACACTCTCCCCGCAGTTTCCGTTATGACGACTCGGACCGTGACGGCAGACGGAGACGCTCACGAAGTCGTAGCTATGACAGACGTAGATCCCACAGTCCATCTTACAAGCGCTACAGGAGGTCCGAGAGCCCCAGAGA GTCTAGAGGAAGGCCTTATAGCAGGCGGAGCAGGAGTAGAGAGTATGAAAG GCACAGACAATCTCGTGATCACCATCGGTCTCACCCAGATAGCCATGCCCACAGTCGCAGTCGCTCCGCCTCCCCATCACAACTACACCCCAAGCCAGCTGGCCGCAGGGAGTCGGGCGGAGCTCGTTCGCGCTCTCGGTCCGGCTCCAGGTCCCCGAGCCCGGTGGAGCGTGCGGCGTCGGAGGACTTGCGAGTGGAGTCTAACAGTGCGGTGGCGCCAGAGCCCAGATCTCGCTCGGCCTCACGCTCACCCTCCCGTTCAAGGTCACGCTCCAGGTCTCGCTCCTGGGCTGGACGTCAGTCATGGGGGCATTGA
- the srsf10b gene encoding serine and arginine rich splicing factor 10b isoform X2, translated as MFEVTHLFEDVRDAEDAMHNLDRKWVCGRQIEIQFAQGDRKTPGQMKAKERHSPRSFRYDDSDRDGRRRRSRSRSYDRRRSHSPSYKRYRRSESPRESRGRPYSRRSRSREYERHRQSRDHHRSHPDSHAHSRSRSASPSQLHPKPAGRRESGGARSRSRSGSRSPSPVERAASEDLRVESNSAVAPEPRSRSASRSPSRSRSRSRSRSWAGRQSWGH; from the exons ATGTTTGAGGTAACACATT TGTTTGAGGATGTGCGAGATGCAGAGGACGCCATGCACAACCTGGACAGGAAATGGGTGTGCGGACGGCAGATCGAGATCCAGTTTGCACAGGGAGACAGAAAAA CTCCAGGTCAGATGAAGGCGAAAGAACGACACTCTCCCCGCAGTTTCCGTTATGACGACTCGGACCGTGACGGCAGACGGAGACGCTCACGAAGTCGTAGCTATGACAGACGTAGATCCCACAGTCCATCTTACAAGCGCTACAGGAGGTCCGAGAGCCCCAGAGA GTCTAGAGGAAGGCCTTATAGCAGGCGGAGCAGGAGTAGAGAGTATGAAAG GCACAGACAATCTCGTGATCACCATCGGTCTCACCCAGATAGCCATGCCCACAGTCGCAGTCGCTCCGCCTCCCCATCACAACTACACCCCAAGCCAGCTGGCCGCAGGGAGTCGGGCGGAGCTCGTTCGCGCTCTCGGTCCGGCTCCAGGTCCCCGAGCCCGGTGGAGCGTGCGGCGTCGGAGGACTTGCGAGTGGAGTCTAACAGTGCGGTGGCGCCAGAGCCCAGATCTCGCTCGGCCTCACGCTCACCCTCCCGTTCAAGGTCACGCTCCAGGTCTCGCTCCTGGGCTGGACGTCAGTCATGGGGGCATTGA